A region of Thermococcus argininiproducens DNA encodes the following proteins:
- a CDS encoding class I SAM-dependent methyltransferase — protein sequence MIPSISEVKGFLKKLGFDEKSAKELVEQIEYFEIEAPERDDIVREYLRDECIETIVNDIVKEILKLNKGKIKLLDVAAGSGFFTERVKRKLEEKDVKVEVYGFDITPSMLKRLNEKGITPIWGVAEKIKESIEIANEHYSINAPKEFDIVLSTLAFHHFLNPNGVLESMKSVLKESGRVIIVDVLKHEHEELKETLKDTHLGFSLEEIKEMGSKIFKEVKASYMDVYCEVGDAIVGLYKAVFA from the coding sequence ATGATACCAAGCATCAGTGAGGTTAAAGGATTCTTGAAAAAGCTCGGTTTTGACGAGAAGTCAGCAAAAGAGCTCGTTGAGCAGATAGAATATTTCGAGATCGAAGCGCCGGAGAGAGACGACATAGTGCGAGAGTATCTCAGAGACGAGTGCATAGAAACGATAGTTAACGACATCGTTAAAGAAATTCTGAAGCTAAACAAGGGGAAAATTAAGCTTCTTGACGTCGCAGCTGGTTCAGGGTTCTTCACGGAGAGAGTCAAGAGGAAGCTTGAGGAAAAGGACGTAAAAGTCGAGGTCTACGGCTTCGACATAACACCAAGCATGCTGAAAAGGCTTAATGAAAAAGGCATAACCCCCATTTGGGGAGTTGCCGAGAAAATTAAGGAGTCGATTGAGATTGCCAACGAGCACTACAGCATAAATGCTCCAAAAGAATTCGACATCGTGCTCTCCACTCTGGCGTTCCACCACTTCCTCAATCCTAACGGAGTACTAGAAAGTATGAAGAGCGTTTTAAAAGAAAGCGGTAGGGTGATAATAGTTGATGTCCTCAAACATGAGCATGAGGAGCTCAAAGAAACTTTAAAAGACACCCACCTTGGGTTTTCATTAGAGGAGATAAAAGAGATGGGTTCAAAGATATTCAAGGAAGTGAAAGCCAGCTATATGGATGTCTATTGTGAGGTCGGCGACGCAATAGTTGGATTATACAAAGCAGTGTTTGCTTAA
- a CDS encoding TetR/AcrR family transcriptional regulator, whose amino-acid sequence MRRKETKERILEVALELFSERAYDNVSMEEIAKKVGLSKGGLFYHFSSKYELAKEALFYGFDQWAKTIFPKILSAKSPEDKFKALVDYSFEFILNNPKLSRFFLEVYEESIKHGNELEQWKGFYEEYLELFDSIFEELGVLNPRVRAILFGALLDGLTIHYLMAGEYFDIRDLKKEILEIFLTGRKA is encoded by the coding sequence ATGAGGAGGAAAGAAACTAAAGAGAGGATTTTAGAGGTTGCTCTTGAACTTTTTAGCGAGAGAGCTTATGATAATGTTTCAATGGAGGAAATTGCGAAAAAAGTTGGACTCTCAAAAGGAGGGCTTTTCTATCACTTTTCCTCAAAATATGAGCTTGCTAAAGAAGCGTTGTTTTATGGATTTGACCAGTGGGCTAAGACAATATTTCCTAAAATTCTAAGTGCAAAGTCGCCGGAAGATAAGTTTAAAGCGCTGGTTGATTATTCATTTGAGTTTATTTTGAATAACCCAAAACTTTCGCGTTTTTTCTTAGAGGTTTATGAAGAGAGTATCAAACATGGAAACGAGTTGGAACAGTGGAAGGGATTTTATGAGGAGTATTTAGAGCTCTTCGATAGTATTTTTGAGGAACTTGGAGTCTTAAATCCAAGGGTAAGGGCAATACTTTTTGGGGCTCTTTTGGATGGTTTGACCATCCATTATCTAATGGCAGGGGAATATTTTGATATCAGAGATCTGAAAAAGGAAATTCTTGAAATCTTTCTTACTGGGAGAAAGGCCTGA
- a CDS encoding SRPBCC family protein, whose translation MNSKRYDEQEIHTIVKSLKNTQVEFLECKAPRGFSHCVRIAVLIDARVEEVFSLVSNINNHALFWPEYEFKSGDEGKLRKNLIYHTREKGAEKWTKYQIVDFKENSFYSGEMMEEETFLKKLRYEHYFIPVDNMTLSIESVYYSLRYGFLGKILNLLMAERIIKKRLLKAHLKLKEVAEKRKLRS comes from the coding sequence ATGAATTCTAAAAGATACGACGAGCAGGAGATTCACACAATTGTTAAGAGCCTTAAAAATACACAGGTTGAGTTTTTAGAGTGTAAAGCACCCCGAGGTTTTTCTCATTGTGTCAGGATAGCAGTGCTTATTGATGCAAGGGTTGAGGAGGTTTTTTCCCTCGTGTCCAACATCAACAATCACGCGCTGTTCTGGCCGGAATATGAGTTTAAATCGGGGGATGAGGGAAAATTGAGGAAAAACCTAATCTATCACACCCGCGAAAAAGGAGCAGAAAAATGGACAAAATATCAGATTGTAGACTTCAAGGAAAACTCTTTCTATTCCGGGGAGATGATGGAAGAGGAGACATTTTTAAAGAAATTGAGGTATGAACACTATTTCATCCCTGTGGATAATATGACCCTAAGTATTGAGAGCGTATATTACTCCCTTCGCTATGGTTTTCTGGGAAAAATCTTGAACCTCCTCATGGCAGAGCGCATCATCAAAAAAAGGCTTTTAAAAGCTCACTTAAAGCTAAAAGAAGTGGCAGAAAAAAGAAAGCTCCGCAGTTAA
- a CDS encoding SHOCT domain-containing protein, with protein sequence MMFENFGNYLVHMGEFEWGWHDMMGFGYFGIVGAIFMLLFWVAIIVAVVWFIKWIIEQSSSGATKTSKNRALEILDEKYARGEIDDEEYERRKRKLLES encoded by the coding sequence ATGATGTTTGAAAATTTTGGAAATTATCTCGTTCACATGGGAGAATTTGAATGGGGGTGGCACGACATGATGGGATTTGGTTACTTTGGGATCGTCGGGGCAATATTCATGCTCTTATTCTGGGTTGCAATAATAGTGGCAGTAGTATGGTTCATTAAGTGGATAATCGAGCAGAGCTCAAGTGGAGCTACAAAGACATCAAAAAATCGAGCACTTGAAATACTTGACGAGAAATATGCAAGAGGAGAAATAGACGACGAAGAATACGAGAGAAGAAAGAGGAAGCTCCTAGAAAGTTAG
- a CDS encoding cystathionine gamma-synthase produces MRFSTKAIHVGEDPKEMQHGDVVSPIHLSTTFAKKSVREVEEGYVYSRSGNPTRDNLEKKLAALENAKYGLAFSSGLAAESTILLALLKKGDHVVAFDDLYGGTKRLFNQVMERFGIEFTYVDAREPENVRSAIRENTKMIWLETPTNPLLKLADIKAISEIAHERDLLVVVDNTFASPYFQNPLDLGADIVLHSVTKYLGGHSDVVGGAVMVNGDEIYEKLKFHQNAVGAILSPFDSWLVMRGIKTLAVRMERHEKNAMRIAKYLEEHPLVERVYYPGLPSHPQHELAKRQMRGFGGMLSFELKEGLKEAIKFVESLEIFALAESLGGVESLIELPALMTHASLPKEEREKVGIKDSLIRVSVGIEDIEDLIEDLERGFGTVRK; encoded by the coding sequence ATGAGATTTTCAACTAAAGCTATTCATGTTGGTGAAGATCCAAAGGAGATGCAGCATGGAGATGTGGTTTCCCCAATTCACCTCTCAACCACTTTCGCAAAGAAAAGTGTGAGAGAAGTTGAGGAAGGCTATGTTTACTCAAGAAGCGGCAACCCCACAAGGGATAACCTTGAGAAAAAATTAGCAGCACTTGAAAACGCTAAGTATGGGTTGGCTTTTTCCTCAGGGTTAGCTGCTGAATCCACAATACTCTTAGCATTACTAAAGAAAGGAGACCATGTTGTAGCTTTCGACGATCTCTACGGTGGCACTAAGAGACTGTTTAACCAAGTTATGGAGCGCTTTGGGATTGAGTTTACCTACGTTGATGCAAGAGAACCTGAGAATGTTAGAAGTGCAATAAGAGAGAACACAAAGATGATTTGGCTCGAAACTCCCACAAATCCCCTCTTAAAGCTCGCTGACATCAAGGCAATATCTGAGATTGCTCATGAGAGAGATTTACTCGTGGTTGTGGACAACACATTTGCGAGTCCCTACTTCCAAAATCCCCTTGACTTAGGTGCTGACATAGTTCTCCACAGCGTCACTAAATACCTAGGAGGGCACTCCGATGTTGTTGGAGGAGCCGTGATGGTAAATGGTGATGAGATTTATGAAAAGTTGAAGTTCCATCAAAACGCAGTCGGTGCAATTTTGTCACCCTTTGACTCCTGGCTCGTTATGAGAGGCATTAAAACGCTTGCTGTTAGGATGGAGAGGCACGAGAAAAACGCCATGAGGATTGCGAAGTATTTGGAAGAGCACCCATTGGTTGAGAGGGTTTACTATCCAGGCTTGCCTTCACATCCACAGCACGAGCTCGCGAAGAGGCAAATGCGCGGCTTTGGAGGAATGCTCTCATTCGAGCTTAAAGAAGGATTGAAGGAAGCAATAAAGTTCGTAGAGAGCTTGGAGATTTTTGCATTGGCTGAAAGCTTGGGAGGAGTGGAATCACTAATCGAGCTTCCAGCTTTGATGACCCATGCCTCTCTTCCAAAGGAGGAAAGAGAGAAAGTTGGTATAAAAGACTCCCTTATCAGAGTTTCAGTTGGAATAGAGGACATTGAGGATCTCATTGAAGACCTGGAGAGGGGCTTTGGGACGGTGAGAAAATGA
- a CDS encoding PLP-dependent cysteine synthase family protein — protein sequence MRVKMVENYTKLSIYDDIVQTIGETPLVRLKKIEKYFNVKNELYAKVEFFNPGGSIKDRIGKYMIEGAKKEGKIVEGGVIIEPTSGNTGLGLALVAADEGYLTVFTMPDKMSLEKEFLLKALGAFVIRTPTAVAPGDPNSYYKVAEAVRNLIWKKKRPVTREELKEIVEYVQKLVKEEKIDELREILDERIEETPYAYIPNQYFNKYNPLAHYETTAREIWKQTKGSINYLFAGIGTGGTITGIGRYIKEKRRDVKIIGVDPVGSIYNLVKKGMSLEEAVKKAHPYLVEGIGEDILPETVDLSLVDDIVVVNDQEAFAMTRFLARKEGILVGGSSGAALYGTIKYLKENGVKGKKVVIIFPDTGRNYLTKIFNDKWLLENGFEIDDEKVLEGLR from the coding sequence GTGAGGGTTAAGATGGTAGAAAATTACACAAAATTGAGTATTTATGATGACATCGTACAGACTATCGGAGAGACCCCCTTAGTCAGGCTTAAAAAGATAGAGAAGTACTTCAACGTCAAGAATGAGCTATATGCCAAAGTAGAGTTTTTCAACCCCGGAGGAAGTATAAAAGACAGAATAGGTAAATACATGATTGAAGGCGCTAAAAAAGAAGGAAAAATAGTTGAAGGCGGGGTTATAATAGAGCCTACTTCAGGGAATACTGGCTTGGGTTTAGCACTGGTGGCGGCAGATGAAGGATACTTAACAGTTTTCACGATGCCAGATAAAATGAGTCTTGAAAAGGAGTTTCTTCTCAAAGCCCTAGGAGCTTTCGTGATCAGAACACCTACTGCTGTTGCCCCAGGTGATCCAAACTCTTACTACAAGGTAGCTGAGGCTGTAAGAAACCTCATCTGGAAGAAAAAAAGGCCAGTAACTCGAGAAGAACTTAAAGAGATAGTGGAATACGTACAAAAGCTTGTAAAAGAGGAGAAGATTGATGAACTTAGGGAAATTCTAGATGAGAGAATTGAAGAAACACCTTACGCTTACATTCCAAACCAGTACTTCAACAAATACAACCCTCTGGCACACTATGAAACCACAGCAAGAGAGATTTGGAAACAAACAAAAGGGAGCATAAACTATCTATTCGCTGGCATCGGTACCGGTGGAACAATCACTGGCATTGGACGCTACATAAAAGAAAAGAGAAGGGACGTGAAGATAATAGGCGTTGATCCTGTCGGTTCAATATACAATCTCGTAAAGAAGGGAATGAGCTTAGAAGAGGCTGTGAAAAAAGCCCATCCATATTTGGTAGAAGGAATTGGAGAAGACATTCTCCCAGAAACCGTTGATTTGAGCCTAGTGGATGATATAGTTGTCGTCAATGATCAGGAAGCCTTTGCAATGACGCGCTTCTTGGCGAGGAAAGAAGGTATCTTAGTTGGCGGCTCTTCAGGAGCTGCTTTATATGGGACAATAAAATATCTGAAAGAAAATGGAGTAAAAGGAAAAAAGGTCGTTATAATATTCCCAGACACTGGAAGGAACTATTTAACAAAGATATTCAATGATAAATGGCTTCTTGAGAACGGTTTTGAGATTGATGACGAAAAAGTTCTGGAGGGATTGAGATGA